Genomic DNA from Prunus persica cultivar Lovell chromosome G1, Prunus_persica_NCBIv2, whole genome shotgun sequence:
TACAAAGCCCAATATGTGTgatattttatcacaaaaagtCTTGATATAATTAGTAGTGGAACCACTCATTATatgttgtaatttatttagtTAAGCTTCATACATTTGGTTTGTATAGGaatgtaaaacaaagtttgtttaaaatttcaattatacccatatgaaatcaaataaaaaaagaatgcatttaatgctatattgtaattctaaattgttaatgggaaTAATATGGTCATTAAAAATACGTATTtaatgttggctcattttcccaaattttcccatgagaaggaaaacaaaacccatggGGAGAGGAGGGCTTCACTTCCTCTCATACTTTTCCATGTGCAAAGCAACAATTTCCTGTATttagacttaccaaacataagaaaacaattaattttctatcCCAAAACCTCCTTTTCTATAACCTAAACGGGACCGTAGATCATTAGTGTGACAACAATATAATGCAAGTTGATCTGATTTAtgcatttaataataatttagctTCTAAGATATTTGTTTATTTCCACAACTTTCACCTTTAAAGAGTGGAAAGTGCTAGCGTGAATCGACTTGAGCGCATAATTAAGATTATTCGATGATGCATTTCAATCATATATATTAATGGTTATAAATCAACCACGCATGCTTAAGCAATTTTTAATTCACCTCTAAGTAAGAATGGTCTCGATGTACACTGGGTACCACTTGCATTGCACCCATACCCACCTCTCCAATAAAGAACTCTCTAAacccatttttttattaagatGATGGCTCTACAAGCTTCTGGTTTTCAACGATCATAAAGTACAACACAATTATTATTAGATAAGTTTTTTAGcttatttaaatgtttttgtAGGTCTCTTTACTAAAGAGTCTTTAGTGTCTCACTCTAAAACTCTCTCTTTGCCATGACTGACTGTGACGAAAACCTATTGTGCCAAGTGGGTTTCCAAAAGGAGAAACAACATTAGGGcattggagagagaaaaatttatCATCAATGCCATTttcgttttaaaaaaagcttCACAAtctaactttttctttaatatttgtttcaaACTCCTTCAAATTGAGTGGAATAGGAAAAcattttgaagaaaagaaattgtgCTTGTATTCTATGTGTCATCTTTGTTTCCCATCCAATCGAACAAATCTTGCCTggccaaaaaggaaaagagaagaaaaaccatttttaatttttgcctTTGAAAGAAAAGGTGCTACCCGCGATTTATAAATTGTGGTAGGTACCCCCCAGTTGCCTTCtgtctgaaaaaaaaaaacaaataaaggaaaaagaaaacccctGCAGCCTCCTGTTCCTCAGCTCTGCAGTCTCTTGGCCTTCTTGGCCTCCATAGCAGCCAGAGCTTCTCTTTCTCACAAACACAACCAACCATCCCTGTCTATGTTCTGTTCTTTCTAGCACTACCTTACCATTACTCTGTGCTTCCTCTTTGCTTTTAATAATTCGTCTACCTGCATTCCTAAAACCCATTTGAACAAACAAACCCAATAATTATTATCATCAACCCAGATCACTAATCATCCATCAGAGTTTACCATTAATCGAACAATGAATTCTGATCAAGACCCAGTAAGTTTGTCGTCTTCAGGTGCGGCACCTGATCATCCTCTGCCAATGGAGAAACTTTATGACCAAGGCCCTCCACCATTTCTCACCAAAACTTATGACATCGTTGATGACCCAACAACCAATGATATAGTTTCTTGGAGCAGAGACAACAACAGCTTTGTTGTGTTGGATCCCCAGAAATTTTCCATGAGCCTTCTCCCCAGATACTTCAAGCACAACAATTTCTCTAGCTTCGTCAGGCAGCTCAACACCTATGTAAGCATGACTTTCTAGGCTGTCCTAATTGCtcatttgtatgattttttttcaaagaaattgCCATGTTGTTCTTTTCAATTTGGATATTGTATTCAAATCTATGATATATTTGTGGGGTTCTTTTGGGTTTGACTACTATGTACATTCATGCTCATGAAACAGATAGAAATGtgtcatttttttaatcttttctgTCTTTGTTTAATCAGGTCCttttttgtgtatttgtttAAGGGGTTACTTAAGGTGGACATATTGTTTGTTAAATGGCTTCAAAAGGGAAAGTGCAGAAACCAATGTATAAAATATGCATGATACTGTTACAGAGATGGGGtcagtttttgtttggtttttgttcttgtttttctttctgttggaTTTGTCAACTTCAAAGCTTCTTAGGGTTGATCTGATgcaatctaaaaaaattagtagACGCAGCCTTTTATGGATTTGATCAAGAAGAAGTTATTTAATTAATGTAGGGATTTAGAAAGGTTGATACAGATAGATGGGAGTTCGCTAATCAAGGGTTTCTCAGAGGGCAAAAACATCTTTTGAAGAATATCCGGAGGAGGAAGACATCTTACCATCCTCAGGCTTCACAGAAAGCTTTGGACTCTTGTGTTGAAGTTGGAAAGTTTGGATTGGATGGAGAGATTGACCAGCTGAGGCGTGATAAACAGGTTTTAATGGGGGAACTGGTGAAGCTTAGACAACAGCAGCAAACTACTAGAGTTTACCTCCACGGAATGGAAAATAGACTGAAGAGGACAGAGATGAAACAGCAACATCTGATGAATTTCTTGGCAAGAGCAATGCAGAATCCCAACTTTGTACAACAATTGGCACAACAGAAGGACAAAAGGAATGAACTCGAGGAAGCAATTACTAAGAAGAGAAGGCGGCCTATTGAGCAAGGGCCTAGTAGTTTTGAGGTGGATGAATTAGGCCAAGTTGGAGTAGAAACTTTTGTTAAAGTTGAACCTGAAGAATACGATGACATATCTGATCATTTTGAAAATCCGGACTTGGACACATTTGCTATTGACATGCAGGGTATAACTGGAAGCCAAAATGTTCATGATGAGGAAGAATGTAtagagaaggaagagagaaatGAAAGTGGAAGCAAAGACCAGGATAAAAGTTTCTGGCACGAATTGTTGAATGAGAGTATTGATGAAGAAATTGGTATGCTAGGTGTTCAAGAAGAAGACGAGGATGTCGATGTGTTCGTCGAGGAGCTTGTTTACTTGGCCTCCAGTCCCAAGTAAAGAAGATGAGGAGCTTCATAAATGTTTTCTTCAAGAAGTTCGGTAGGAGACGCTCTTTGAAGTTCCTAAATGGTTTCTTAATTGGAATTGAAGAGTGAATGGCAACACTTTAACACTGAGAAATTACACTGATgaagcaaaacagaaaacaatatTCCAATGCAAACTGGTTAGGTTCGGGGATTTTCCTTCAGTGATGGTATTTTTAGGATCTCTTAAATTTCCGGGTTTGCTTTTAGAACTGCTCTCATTTCCTTTCTTGTCCACAGTCTAATTGTGTTCCTGCCAGTGGTAGGAAATTAAAGGTATGTATTTATCTGATAGATCATTAATCTTGACATTCATGACCTTAAAATCCAGTTGGAGATTGCACCCTTGAGACCATGTTCTGCTTAATTTGTAACTGACTGTTGACATCAGTGATCTAGAACCCTTTTGCTATGTTTTTTCTGCCCTGGAATATAATTTGTTATTGAATCATTCCATGAAGGTGGTGGATGATGCATGGTGGTCTCACCAAAATGATTAAAAGCTTGAAATCTCTTACTTGCATCTTGAAATGCATGAAGAGAGGGTGCATGACATGTTTGTGTAAGCTGTTAGTTTATTTGTGCAAATGCAAACATCAATAGGGCAGAAAATTggtacaaaaattaaaaagttggAGTATTAGCTTCCTTTAAATGACAGGGAATTTTATGGTGCACCATATCTGCAATTGAGTTGGAACACAGAGCTGCATTTGTCTGGCTCAAGCGATAAGGTTGCACATGCTGTGCATGAGCAGTTTAGCTGGCATTATGTAGGGAGTAGTCAAATTTACTGCTTTAACATTTAGCAAAGAAGgattcaaatttggaattCCGCAGCAGGGCCCGTGAATGCAATTGCCCTTATTGCCCACTGTTGCtcaacataaaaaatttcccaATGTTCCTTTCATGGTATCCTTTAAGTATGGCTAATATTTGAGTAAAGATGTTTGACAAAATGTCTGAAAGAGGCCAAGGCAGGGCATGGAGCCAAAGGTCACTGGGGTAAGTTGCGTGTGGGCTTCATCTTGTTCTTGGTGAGAAAAATTCATGAATTCGGCACTGCTTTGAGCAAATTCGATTCATGTTATGAAAATAGGTTTTTGAGAGCTAAAATATATTTAGCTCTATGAAAAAGTGTTTTGTCTTTTTAGTCGACAATGAAAAAGGTCCAAACTTACATAGTTTTTCCTTGTTGCATGGCCTTTGGAAACATAACTGAGGAATTTCCCACACATCCTATAGACTATAGTCGATGGTCTCTATGCCCTTGATTGGAAGTAACCCTAACCACAACTTTGGCATGTCATTCATGTGATAATTAATCaaagtgaattttttttacttttgagaCATGATTATGATTTGAATATGGAACCTCcacattggacaattctggaaAGGCATTAATTAACATGTCATtttctggaaaagaaaatatatatggaaAGGCTGACAAAGAGACAGAGCATGGAGGCCCATAAGTCTTTGTGCATACCGTATAATATGAAACGTGGCACAATAAATCATTATCAGCCAGTGCCCTAGATGGTGGCATGAATGGTTCTGGATCTTGGAGTAGGATCATACATGGGAATGTCATGGTTCttttaaatctaaaaataaaaaaatagttgaTGTAGGTTATGCCAGTTGGTAAGAGTAATGAGTTCGCGTCTCTTTGCACTTACGTTCAAATCATgtcttataaattaaattaatttagtataatttaaact
This window encodes:
- the LOC18790318 gene encoding heat stress transcription factor A-6b; translated protein: MNSDQDPVSLSSSGAAPDHPLPMEKLYDQGPPPFLTKTYDIVDDPTTNDIVSWSRDNNSFVVLDPQKFSMSLLPRYFKHNNFSSFVRQLNTYGFRKVDTDRWEFANQGFLRGQKHLLKNIRRRKTSYHPQASQKALDSCVEVGKFGLDGEIDQLRRDKQVLMGELVKLRQQQQTTRVYLHGMENRLKRTEMKQQHLMNFLARAMQNPNFVQQLAQQKDKRNELEEAITKKRRRPIEQGPSSFEVDELGQVGVETFVKVEPEEYDDISDHFENPDLDTFAIDMQGITGSQNVHDEEECIEKEERNESGSKDQDKSFWHELLNESIDEEIGMLGVQEEDEDVDVFVEELVYLASSPK